A genomic window from Salvelinus alpinus chromosome 10, SLU_Salpinus.1, whole genome shotgun sequence includes:
- the LOC139533078 gene encoding zinc finger protein 135-like, which yields MASVKLEDCSQTLELNVIIKDEEEEEKIGKSVSHELSLRPVTSTVRTNPACLSPSTLCPKLQSLSPDCDSGAQFALQDSEMTPVKLEDCSQTLELNVNIKDEEEKIGKSLSHGDHVETFSTSREQQQEDHRAKWSHHCPHCEENFSVLSTLKIHLKIHLGENLYSCTDCGKNFSTSKVLTVHQRVHTGEKPYSCSECGASFSQLGTLKRHERVHTGEKPYSCSDCGKSFSRPDDLKTHERIHTGVKPYSCSDCGKSFSRLGHLKTHERIHTGVKPYSCSDCGKSFSQLGELKIHDRIHTGVKPYSCSDCGKSFSQLDSVKTHERIHTGEKPYSCSDCGKSFSKLDNLKRHERIHTGVKPYSCSDCGKGFSRLSHLKTHERIHTGVKP from the exons atggcatcagtgaagctggaagactgcagtcaaacactggagctgaatgtcatcattaaagatgaagaagaggaggagaagattgggAAATCTGTTTCTCATG AATTAAGTCTGAGGCCGGTAACATCAACAGTGAGGAcaaacccagcctgcctctctccttccacactaTGTCCAAAACTACAGTCACTGagtcctgattgtgacagtggagcccaGTTTGCACTGCAGGATTCGGAGATGACACcagtgaagctggaagactgcagtcaaacactggagctgaatgtcaacattaaagatgaagaagagAAGATTGGGAAATCTCTTTCTCATG gagaccaTGTTGAGACATTCTCTACATCCAGAGAGCAACAGCAGGAAGATCACAGAGCTAAGTGGTCTCACCACTGCCCACATTGTGAGGAGAATTTTTCAGTTCTATCAACACTAAAAATACACTTGAAAATACACCTAGGAGAGAATCTTTATTCCTGTACTGACTGTGGGAAGAATTTCTCAACATCAAAGGTTCTAACAGTTCATCAGAGAGTacatacaggagaaaagccttactcctgctctgaatgTGGGGCGAGTTTCTCTCAACTGGGCACCTTAAAACGACATGAACgtgtacacacaggagagaagccttactcctgctctgactgtggaaagagtttctctcGACCCGATGACTTAAAAACACACgaacgtatacatacaggagtgaagccttactcctgctctgactgtggaaagagtttctctcGACTGGGCCACTTAAaaacacatgaacgtatacatacaggagtgaagccttactcctgctctgactgtggaaagagtttctctcAACTGGGTGAATTAAAAATACATGACCGTATACATACAGGagtgaagccttactcctgctctgactgtggaaagagtttctctcAACTGGACAGCGTGAaaacacatgaacgtatacacacaggagagaagccttactcctgctctgactgtggaaagagtttctctaAGCTGGACAACTTAAAAAgacatgaacgtatacatacaggagtgaagccttactcctgctctgactgtggaaagggTTTCTCTCGACTGAGCCACTTAAaaacacatgaacgtatacatacaggagTGAAACCTTAA